From the genome of Psychrilyobacter atlanticus DSM 19335, one region includes:
- a CDS encoding tRNA (cytidine(34)-2'-O)-methyltransferase, whose amino-acid sequence MNIVLMEPEIPYNTGNIGRSCVLTNTSLHLIKPLGFSLDEKQIKRAGLDYWQHIDLHEWDSLDELMAAYPESKFYFATTKTTQKYSDVSYKENDFIVFGPESRGVPVEILEKNKETCITIPMIKMGRSLNLSNSAAIVLYESLRQIDFNFGE is encoded by the coding sequence ATGAATATAGTTTTAATGGAACCAGAAATACCATACAACACGGGAAATATAGGGAGAAGTTGTGTTCTTACAAATACATCGCTGCACCTTATCAAACCCCTTGGATTCTCACTGGATGAAAAACAAATCAAAAGAGCTGGTTTAGATTACTGGCAGCATATAGATCTGCATGAATGGGATAGTTTAGATGAGTTGATGGCAGCTTATCCTGAATCTAAATTTTATTTTGCTACAACTAAAACTACTCAAAAATATTCAGATGTTTCATATAAAGAAAATGACTTTATTGTATTCGGCCCTGAATCTAGAGGAGTTCCAGTTGAGATCTTGGAAAAAAATAAAGAAACTTGTATCACTATTCCTATGATTAAGATGGGAAGATCCCTGAACCTTTCAAATTCAGCAGCTATTGTTTTATATGAATCTTTAAGGCAGATTGATTTTAACTTCGGAGAGTAA
- a CDS encoding lytic transglycosylase domain-containing protein, protein MKRIYIYILIFLMFTGIIGVASFFPLNYYGEIDKISKKYEVDREIIYSVIKIESNFREGVVSHKGAIGLMQIMPPTGEWMAQTHNLPYSEKMLLDPVYNIKIGTLYLHYLMKRYDGNIEKVLIAYNAGPSRLKDGSWKKFKETRNYLRKYKITNFFYRIRLFFR, encoded by the coding sequence ATGAAACGAATCTATATCTATATATTGATTTTTCTTATGTTTACAGGAATAATAGGAGTTGCCTCATTTTTCCCCTTAAATTATTATGGCGAAATAGATAAAATATCTAAAAAATATGAGGTGGACAGAGAGATTATCTATTCAGTTATTAAGATCGAAAGTAACTTCAGAGAAGGTGTAGTTTCCCATAAGGGAGCTATTGGTCTTATGCAGATCATGCCTCCTACTGGAGAGTGGATGGCACAAACCCATAACCTTCCTTATTCTGAAAAGATGTTATTAGATCCTGTGTATAATATTAAAATTGGTACCCTCTACCTTCATTATCTTATGAAGAGGTATGATGGAAACATTGAAAAAGTTTTAATAGCTTACAATGCAGGTCCTTCCAGGTTAAAGGATGGATCATGGAAAAAATTTAAAGAAACGAGAAACTACCTTAGGAAATATAAGATAACGAACTTTTTTTATCGAATAAGGTTATTTTTTAGATAA
- a CDS encoding rubredoxin: MKNYVCEVCGYVYDPKVGDVDNGIEAGTKFEDIPEDWVCPPCSMGKDVFVEEN; encoded by the coding sequence ATGAAAAATTATGTTTGTGAAGTATGTGGGTATGTTTATGATCCAAAAGTTGGAGATGTAGATAACGGAATTGAAGCTGGAACTAAATTTGAAGATATCCCTGAAGATTGGGTTTGTCCTCCATGCAGCATGGGGAAAGATGTATTCGTAGAAGAAAACTAA
- a CDS encoding ferritin family protein, with protein sequence MAKMRCTVCGEILDANVEVCPVCKAGKDKFVAYDENATEEWATEHKLGEGLACGDAEIIEGLKANFAGECTEVGMYLAMSRVADREGYPEVAEAYKRIAFEEAEHAAKFAELLGEVVTNSTEENLRLRVAAEYGATSGKFEIAKRAKKLGLDAIHDTVHEMAKDEARHGKAFKGLLERHFEGK encoded by the coding sequence ATGGCAAAAATGAGATGTACAGTATGTGGGGAAATATTAGATGCAAATGTTGAAGTCTGTCCAGTATGTAAGGCTGGAAAGGATAAATTCGTAGCTTATGATGAGAATGCAACTGAAGAGTGGGCAACTGAACATAAGTTAGGAGAAGGGCTAGCTTGTGGAGATGCAGAGATTATTGAAGGATTAAAAGCTAACTTTGCAGGAGAATGTACAGAAGTTGGTATGTACTTAGCAATGTCAAGAGTAGCAGACAGAGAGGGATATCCTGAAGTAGCAGAAGCATACAAGAGAATTGCATTTGAAGAGGCAGAACATGCAGCTAAATTTGCTGAGTTATTAGGAGAAGTAGTAACTAACTCAACAGAAGAAAACTTAAGATTAAGAGTAGCAGCAGAATATGGAGCTACATCTGGTAAATTTGAAATTGCAAAAAGAGCTAAAAAATTAGGATTAGATGCAATTCACGATACAGTACATGAGATGGCTAAAGATGAAGCTAGACATGGAAAAGCTTTCAAAGGTTTATTAGAAAGACATTTTGAAGGAAAATAA
- a CDS encoding MarR family winged helix-turn-helix transcriptional regulator, whose amino-acid sequence MFKLDDCVGFITNNTSKRIADVFNAKLNEYDMTRVQWIALYFLGTSEHINQSELAEKMNIKRSTIVRLIDRMEKEGYVQRKKDLKDRRNTYIFLTELGEKLRKKLLPFGKEFSDLISKDISDEDMRIFKNVLNKLVENAELNK is encoded by the coding sequence ATGTTTAAACTAGATGATTGTGTTGGATTCATCACAAACAACACCTCAAAAAGAATCGCTGATGTTTTTAATGCCAAATTAAACGAATATGATATGACCCGGGTACAGTGGATAGCTTTATATTTTTTAGGTACATCTGAACATATTAATCAAAGTGAGTTAGCCGAAAAAATGAACATTAAAAGATCTACAATAGTAAGATTAATAGATAGGATGGAGAAGGAAGGGTATGTTCAGCGTAAAAAAGATCTAAAAGACAGAAGAAACACATATATATTCTTAACAGAATTGGGTGAAAAATTGAGAAAAAAATTATTACCTTTTGGGAAAGAATTCAGTGATTTAATTTCTAAAGATATTTCCGATGAAGATATGAGAATTTTTAAAAATGTATTAAATAAATTAGTTGAAAATGCAGAACTTAACAAGTAA
- the sixA gene encoding phosphohistidine phosphatase SixA: MSMYFVQHGIALAKDVDPNRPLSAEGRREVECVAAYLKKTGVTASRICHSGKTRAMETAQIFSDQIGDGNIYKLLGMDPKDSVKVFATLLESNHTMYVGHLPHMEKLVSYLTTGNEDAGVVKFINGGVVCIESDGENFYIGWYLKPAICNV, translated from the coding sequence ATGAGTATGTATTTTGTGCAACATGGTATAGCTCTGGCAAAAGATGTAGATCCAAATCGTCCACTGTCTGCAGAAGGACGAAGAGAAGTAGAATGTGTCGCAGCTTATCTAAAAAAGACAGGAGTTACTGCGAGTAGAATCTGTCATAGTGGTAAAACAAGAGCAATGGAAACGGCTCAGATCTTTTCAGACCAAATTGGCGATGGCAATATATACAAACTGTTAGGGATGGACCCTAAAGATAGTGTTAAAGTATTCGCTACCCTCTTGGAATCAAATCATACAATGTATGTCGGACACCTACCCCATATGGAAAAACTTGTTTCGTACTTGACGACTGGCAATGAAGATGCAGGTGTGGTTAAGTTTATAAATGGTGGTGTTGTCTGCATAGAAAGCGATGGTGAAAACTTCTATATCGGATGGTATTTAAAGCCTGCGATATGCAATGTCTAA